The following are encoded together in the Planctobacterium marinum genome:
- a CDS encoding glycosyltransferase family 2 protein, whose amino-acid sequence MNNQNFSVVIPLYNKANHILDAIASIKAQSVPADEIIIIDDGSSDNGVAIVEQANIADVRIIRQANQGVSVARNNGIKAARNQYVAFLDADDTWLPFFLEEMQLLIAKFPQCKFFASRYQCIDGDKYVDAKINLEGLDPQGVLLSNYFEVAASGDLPFMISSAVIEKSLVDSIGGFPPGERIGEDQDFFARAAMYGPIAYSPNIHLMYRRDAENSATSTWVPEQECPFSERLKHQVARLNQKVVAQQVNKYSAAHLCHLAKLNIYKGRFRSARKLLADTRCNLKAKHKWGLLTLSYLKQAQYSLSKSNAL is encoded by the coding sequence TATCAAGGCGCAAAGCGTGCCTGCGGATGAAATTATCATTATCGATGACGGTTCCAGCGACAACGGCGTCGCCATTGTCGAGCAAGCCAACATTGCTGATGTGCGCATTATTCGTCAGGCGAATCAGGGTGTGTCGGTGGCCAGAAATAACGGCATTAAGGCAGCCCGTAATCAGTATGTGGCCTTCCTTGATGCCGACGATACCTGGTTGCCCTTTTTTCTGGAAGAGATGCAGTTGCTAATTGCGAAATTCCCACAATGCAAATTTTTTGCAAGTCGCTATCAGTGCATCGACGGCGACAAGTACGTAGACGCCAAGATCAATTTAGAAGGGCTCGATCCACAAGGTGTATTACTGAGCAACTATTTTGAAGTGGCAGCCTCTGGCGATCTGCCGTTTATGATTTCATCGGCGGTCATCGAGAAATCCCTGGTAGACAGCATTGGTGGTTTTCCTCCCGGTGAACGCATTGGCGAAGATCAAGACTTTTTTGCCCGCGCAGCCATGTATGGACCTATTGCCTACAGCCCTAACATACACCTAATGTATCGTCGCGATGCTGAAAACAGCGCCACCAGCACTTGGGTACCAGAGCAGGAATGTCCCTTCAGCGAACGCTTAAAACACCAGGTAGCTCGGCTGAACCAAAAAGTGGTGGCGCAGCAGGTGAATAAATACAGCGCTGCCCACCTTTGTCATCTGGCAAAGCTGAATATCTATAAAGGTCGTTTTCGCTCTGCTCGAAAACTGCTGGCGGATACTCGCTGTAACCTGAAAGCCAAACACAAGTGGGGGCTATTAACCCTCAGCTATTTGAAACAGGCACAATATTCGTTAAGCAAATCAAACGCACTGTGA